The Providencia sp. PROV188 genome includes a region encoding these proteins:
- the hyfB gene encoding hydrogenase 4 subunit B, which produces MTPLQLLLWSVIFYAVGGFVSLLFKRQEKLAIYVAGIAAMIGGVLGLCSSIPVLMSGEVLTYLSQGPFPFANFVVRLDSLAAFMVMVISLLVTVSALYSLNYVQEYCGRGAWSMGFFLNLFIASMVALVVMDNAFYFIILFEMMSLASWFLVIADQDDKSIRAGLLYFFIAHAGSILIMIAFFLMWRESGSLDFDSFRQLSLSPAMASIVFLLGFFGFGAKAGMLPLHSWLPQAHPAAPSHASALMSGVMVKIGIFGIIKVGIDLLGATQGWWGIVVLAFGAVSSVLGVMYALAEHDIKRLLAWHTVENIGIILMGVGVAMVGMANNMPVLATIGLLGAIYHLLNHAVFKGLLFLGAGAVIYRVHTRDMEKMGGLAKLMPLTATAFLIGCMAISALPPLNGFVSEWYTYQSLFSMSHEGTFIMRISGPIAIVMLAITGALAAMCFVKVYGVSFCGGARSEQATHAREVPWTMTAAMLILAAICVILGVGATYIAPVLANVAMSLTHATDITVAQGAMLVPNSASQAMISPAMTLILLLALPIIPLIIYMVFKGKQLDARRKGDAWACGYAWEKEMSVSAGGFTQPLRSMFAPLYRLRTQLDPSARLAQTLEVTKEGAGKVEPFWDEKIIYPLVRVINRIAKRMQCLQGGDFRLYCLYVVAALIVLLVVIAA; this is translated from the coding sequence ATGACACCTCTTCAGTTACTTTTATGGTCGGTGATTTTCTACGCGGTAGGTGGCTTTGTTTCGTTGCTCTTTAAACGCCAAGAAAAGCTCGCCATTTATGTCGCGGGAATTGCTGCCATGATCGGCGGCGTGCTGGGCTTGTGCAGCTCAATTCCTGTGCTAATGAGCGGGGAAGTGCTTACTTACCTGTCCCAAGGTCCATTCCCGTTCGCCAATTTTGTCGTGAGGCTCGATAGCCTCGCCGCCTTTATGGTGATGGTGATTTCGCTGCTGGTGACCGTCAGCGCCTTATATTCCTTAAACTATGTTCAGGAATATTGCGGTCGCGGCGCGTGGAGCATGGGGTTCTTCCTGAACCTGTTTATCGCTTCGATGGTGGCCTTGGTGGTGATGGACAACGCCTTTTACTTCATCATCCTGTTTGAAATGATGTCACTGGCTTCCTGGTTCTTAGTGATTGCCGACCAAGATGACAAATCCATCCGCGCGGGTCTGCTGTACTTCTTTATTGCCCACGCCGGTTCGATTTTAATTATGATCGCCTTCTTCTTAATGTGGCGTGAAAGTGGCAGCTTAGATTTCGATTCCTTCCGCCAGCTTTCACTTTCACCAGCGATGGCATCCATCGTTTTTTTATTGGGATTTTTTGGCTTTGGCGCCAAAGCAGGGATGCTCCCACTTCACAGTTGGTTACCGCAAGCTCACCCCGCAGCACCGTCTCATGCGTCAGCATTAATGTCTGGTGTAATGGTAAAAATCGGTATCTTCGGGATTATCAAAGTAGGTATCGACTTACTCGGTGCCACTCAAGGCTGGTGGGGTATTGTGGTACTAGCATTCGGTGCAGTCTCCTCGGTTCTTGGGGTTATGTACGCACTGGCTGAGCACGACATCAAACGCTTACTCGCATGGCACACCGTCGAAAATATCGGGATTATCTTGATGGGGGTTGGTGTGGCGATGGTCGGCATGGCAAACAATATGCCAGTGCTTGCGACCATTGGTTTGCTCGGTGCGATTTACCACTTGCTTAACCACGCCGTCTTCAAAGGATTACTGTTCCTTGGTGCGGGCGCCGTGATCTACCGTGTGCATACCCGCGATATGGAAAAAATGGGTGGCTTAGCCAAATTAATGCCACTGACCGCAACCGCGTTTTTAATCGGCTGTATGGCGATTTCCGCGCTGCCACCACTCAACGGCTTTGTCAGTGAGTGGTACACCTACCAATCGCTATTCTCCATGAGTCACGAAGGCACTTTTATTATGCGCATCAGCGGTCCAATCGCCATTGTGATGTTAGCCATCACCGGGGCGTTGGCGGCAATGTGTTTTGTGAAAGTGTACGGCGTCAGTTTTTGCGGTGGTGCTCGCAGTGAGCAAGCCACTCATGCTCGCGAAGTGCCATGGACAATGACCGCCGCGATGCTGATTTTAGCCGCTATCTGTGTGATTTTAGGTGTAGGCGCGACCTATATCGCTCCGGTCTTAGCCAACGTGGCAATGTCCCTGACACACGCCACCGATATCACTGTGGCGCAAGGGGCGATGCTGGTACCAAACAGCGCATCTCAAGCGATGATTTCACCAGCCATGACCTTGATCCTGTTGCTAGCGCTGCCAATCATTCCACTGATTATCTACATGGTATTTAAAGGCAAACAGCTCGACGCGCGCCGTAAAGGGGACGCATGGGCGTGTGGTTATGCGTGGGAAAAAGAGATGTCGGTATCAGCGGGGGGCTTTACCCAGCCGCTGCGTTCTATGTTTGCGCCGCTGTATCGCCTGCGTACTCAGCTCGACCCTTCAGCGCGTTTAGCGCAAACCTTAGAAGTGACGAAAGAGGGGGCAGGGAAGGTAGAACCGTTCTGGGATGAAAAAATTATCTACCCGCTGGTTCGTGTGATTAACCGAATAGCAAAACGCATGCAATGCCTACAAGGCGGGGACTTCAGGCTCTATTGCCTGTATGTGGTCGCGGCCTTGATCGTGCTGCTTGTTGTGATTGCGGCGTAA
- a CDS encoding 4Fe-4S dicluster domain-containing protein codes for MNRFVIADPQLCIGCNTCMAACSETHKAQGLQTHPRLKVVKVGELTAPMLCRQCDDAPCARVCPVNAITHENDMIVLNESLCIGCKLCGLVCPFGAITPSGSKPVDTPDFFEQYVPKEMLLDVPDSLPTMNPFLAWNAGIRNVAVKCDLCDFSDEGPACVKVCPTDALHLVEEHQLENESAKRRSASVDAMPPEFDIFVADRENP; via the coding sequence ATGAATCGCTTTGTAATTGCAGACCCACAACTGTGTATCGGATGTAACACTTGCATGGCGGCGTGCTCAGAAACGCATAAAGCCCAAGGATTACAAACACATCCGCGACTAAAGGTGGTCAAAGTTGGCGAGCTAACCGCACCGATGCTCTGTCGTCAATGTGACGATGCCCCGTGTGCGCGTGTGTGTCCGGTCAATGCCATCACCCACGAAAATGACATGATTGTGCTAAATGAAAGCCTGTGCATTGGCTGCAAACTGTGTGGTTTGGTGTGCCCATTTGGGGCAATCACACCGTCAGGCAGCAAACCAGTAGATACACCTGATTTCTTTGAACAATATGTCCCAAAAGAGATGCTATTAGATGTGCCAGATAGCCTCCCAACCATGAACCCTTTCCTGGCGTGGAACGCAGGGATCCGCAATGTCGCCGTGAAATGTGACCTGTGTGATTTCAGTGACGAAGGGCCAGCTTGTGTCAAAGTCTGCCCAACCGATGCCCTCCATCTGGTGGAAGAACACCAACTCGAAAACGAAAGTGCCAAACGCCGCAGCGCATCTGTCGATGCCATGCCGCCAGAGTTCGACATTTTTGTTGCTGATCGGGAGAACCCATAA